In Passer domesticus isolate bPasDom1 chromosome 12, bPasDom1.hap1, whole genome shotgun sequence, the following proteins share a genomic window:
- the SDR42E1 gene encoding short-chain dehydrogenase/reductase family 42E member 1 → MEEGNAAKERVLITGGGGYFGFRLGCAIYQKGVDVILFDVVKPLQAVPEGMKFMQGDICCLPQVEEALRDVICVFHIASYGMSGREQLNRKLIEDVNVQGTENVIQACKSRGVPSLVYTSTYNVIFGGQVIENGDESLPYLPLHLHPDHYSRTKSLAEMKVLEANGAELGNGRGVLRTCALRPAGIYGPGEQRHLPRIVSYIERGLFKFVYGDPLSLVEFVHVDNLVQAHVLASEALRASKQHIAAGQAYFISDGRPVNNFEFFRPLVEGLGYKFPTWRLPLSLVYFFAFLTEIVHFLVGHIYNFQPLLTRTEVYKTGVTHYFSMEKARRELGYEPQQYSLDEVVEWFRSQGCGPKARNYSLMHLVRDGGLLVLLIAVLVSWLPSAVTF, encoded by the exons ATGGAAGAAGGAAACGCTGCCAAGGAAAGAGTCCTCATTACTGGAGGAGGGGGTTATTTTGGCTTCCG TTTAGGTTGTGCCATATATCAGAAGGGAGTCGATGTGATCCTCTTTGATGTGGTGAAGCCACTTCAAGCCGTGCCAGAGGGAATGAAGTTCATGCAGGGGGATATCTGCTGCCTGCCTCAAGTGGAAGAAGCTCTCAGAGATGTAATCTGTGTATTCCATATCGCTTCCTATGGAATGTccggcagggagcagctgaacCGAAAACTTATAGAAGATGTTAACGTGCAAGGAACAGAAAATGTCATCCAGGCCTGCAAGAGCAGGGGAGTGCCGAGCCTGGTTTACACAAGTACCTACAATGTGATATTTGGAGGCCAGGTTATAGAAAACGGGGACGAGTCTCTGCCTTATCTGCCTCTGCACCTTCACCCTGATCACTACTCCCGAACGAAATCTTTAGCTGAAATGAAGGTGCTGGAGGCAAACGGTGCCGAGCTGGGAAATGGGAGAGGGGTCCTGAGGACCTGTGCTCTCCGGCCAGCAGGGATCTACGGGCCTGGGGAGCAGAGACACCTGCCAAGAATAGTCAGCTACATTGAAAGGGGACTGTTTAAATTCGTGTATGGAGACCCTCTGAGTCTGGTAGAGTTTGTGCACGTGGACAACCTGGTCCAGGCTCATGTCCTTGCCTCCGAGGCCCTCAGAGCCAGCAAGCAGCACATTGCTGCAGGCCAGGCCTATTTTATTTCTGATGGCAGGCCTGTAAATAACTTTGAATTTTTCCGACCGCTAGTGGAAGGTTTGGGTTACAAGTTCCCAACCTGGcgccttcccctctccctggtcTATTTTTTTGCATTCCTCACTGAAATAGTTCATTTTCTTGTGGGGCACATTTATAacttccagcccctcctcactCGCACGGAGGTTTACAAAACTGGTGTCACACATTATTTCAGCATGGAGAAggccaggagggagctgggctaTGAGCCCCAGCAGTACAGCCTGGATGAAGTGGTGGAGTGGTTTAGATCCCAGGGATGTGGACCAAAGGCAAGAAATTACAGCCTGATGCACCTGGTTAGGGATGGAGGACTGCTTGTGCTGCTGATTGCTGTGCTGGTCTCCTGGCTTCCATCTGCAGTGACATTTTAA